Proteins from a genomic interval of Capsicum annuum cultivar UCD-10X-F1 chromosome 4, UCD10Xv1.1, whole genome shotgun sequence:
- the LOC107856024 gene encoding dynamin-related protein 4C-like yields MAYQNTNGCISDSIEVLDPKPLAAVAYGVHPPIVASFNDRIRPLLDCVDKLRHLNIMQEGIQLPTIVVVGDQSSGKSSVLESLAGISLPRGQGICTRVPLVMRLQNDPNITAPNLHLEYNMKSLPVDEVGIADAIILATDEIAGHGKGISNNPLTLVVKKNGVPDLTMVDLPGITRVAVQGQPEDIYEQIYDIITKYIVPEESIILNVLSATVDFPTCESIRMSQKVDKTGERTLAVVTKADKAPEGLLEKVTADEVNIGLGYVCVRNRIGNESYDEARSDEARLFSTHPLLSKIDKSMVGIPVLAQKLVRIQAGIISKCLPEIVRKINDKLAANLAELNRLPQHLTSVAEALTAFMRILSSSKDSLKKILLSGEFDEYPEEKDMHSAARLVEMLDQYSNELHSKNFENTEEFLMEEIMVLQETKGIGLPNFLPRAVFLNVLQKKVKEIAASPEDFVGKLWNYLERVVIKVLMYHCDNYPQLQSSTRRAAQNLIAKKKNESIDWVREIIGMEKLTDYTCNPDYLATYSKFMAQQHTFMEIMNDPGKFSMINLEGVGGINVGHLRKHLDVVQQAFDLKMRMMAYWKIVLMRMVDSMALHIMFSVRNMINKEMENEIVQDLMAPHGGGIERMLDESPLVAEKRNRLNKSVKLLKESKEVVANIMDRISFQSDHEMA; encoded by the coding sequence ATGGCCTACCAAAACACCAATGGCTGCATTTCTGATTCCATTGAAGTTCTTGATCCAAAACCTCTAGCAGCAGTAGCTTATGGTGTTCATCCTCCCATTGTTGCATCTTTCAATGATAGAATTCGTCCACTTCTTGACTGTGTAGACAAGCTCCGCCACCTTAACATAATGCAAGAAGGTATCCAGCTTCCGACTATCGTAGTAGTCGGTGATCAATCTTCTGGAAAGTCAAGCGTACTCGAATCCCTTGCTGGGATCAGCCTGCCTAGAGGACAAGGCATTTGCACCAGGGTGCCCCTTGTCATGAGGCTGCAAAATGATCCAAACATCACAGCACCAAATCTTCATTTGGAGTATAATATGAAGTCACTTCCTGTTGATGAAGTTGGCATTGCTGACGCTATCATTCTTGCTACTGATGAAATTGCTGGACATGGTAAAGGCATATCTAACAACCCTTTAACACTTGTAGTTAAAAAGAACGGTGTGCCTGATTTGACCATGGTGGATTTACCTGGTATCACTAGAGTTGCTGTGCAAGGACAACCTGAAGACATTTATGAgcaaatttatgatattattacgaAATATATTGTTCCTGAggaaagcataatcttgaatgtTTTATCAGCTACTGTTGATTTTCCTACTTGTGAGTCTATCAGGATGTCTCAGAAAGTGGACAAAACAGGTGAAAGGACTCTAGCTGTTGTGACCAAAGCTGATAAAGCCCCTGAAGGGTTGCTTGAGAAGGTTACTGCTGATGAAGTGAATATAGGACTTGGCTATGTTTGTGTTAGGAATAGAATTGGGAATGAGTCTTATGATGAAGCCAGGAGTGATGAGGCAAGGCTTTTTTCAACTCATCCACTTCTATCCAAGATTGATAAATCGATGGTTGGCATTCCTGTTCTTGCACAAAAGCTGGTGCGTATTCAAGCAGGCATTATTTCAAAATGCTTGCCTGAAATAGTAAGGAAGATCAATGACAAACTTGCTGCTAATCTTGCTGAACTCAATAGGCTTCCTCAGCATTTAACTTCTGTGGCTGAAGCTCTGACAGCATTTATGCGCATTCTGAGTTCATCCAAGGATTCGTTAAAGAAAATTCTTTTAAGTGGGGAGTTTGATGAGTACCCTGAAGAAAAAGACATGCACTCTGCAGCTAGGCTTGTTGAAATGCTTGATCAATACTCTAATGAGTTACATTCGAAGAATTTTGAGAATACGGAGGAATTCTTGATGGAAGAGATCATGGTTTTACAGGAAACGAAAGGGATTGGATTGCCAAACTTCCTTCCTCGAGCCGTTTTCCTCAATGTTTTGCAGAAAAAAGTGAAGGAAATTGCTGCCTCTCCGGAGGATTTTGTAGGGAAACTGTGGAATTACTTAGAGAGAGTTGTTATCAAAGTCTTGATGTATCATTGTGATAACTATCCACAGCTTCAGTCTTCTACTAGAAGAGCAGCTCAAAACTTGATTGCCAAGAAGAAGAATGAATCAATTGACTGGGTAAGGGAAATCATAGGGATGGAAAAGCTGACTGATTACACATGTAATCCTGACTATTTAGCGACTTATAGTAAGTTCATGGCTCAACAACACACGTTCATGGAGATAATGAATGATCCTGGGAAGTTTTCCATGATAAACCTTGAAGGAGTAGGAGGAATCAACGTTGGACATTTGAGGAAGCATCTAGATGTGGTGCAGCAGGCTTTCGATTTGAAGATGAGAATGATGGCCTATTGGAAAATTGTGCTAATGAGGATGGTGGATTCTATGGCCTTGCACATAATGTTTAGCGTTCGAAACATGATTAACAAGGAGATGGAAAATGAGATCGTTCAGGATCTAATGGCACCTCATGGTGGTGGAATTGAAAGAATGCTTGATGAGTCGCCTTTGGTTGCTGAAAAACGCAATAGGCTCAATAAGAGTGTCAAGCTGCTCAAGGAGTCCAAAGAGGTGGTGGCCAATATCATGGACAGGATTTCATTTCAGAGTGATCATGAAATGGCCTAG